Proteins co-encoded in one Dreissena polymorpha isolate Duluth1 chromosome 12, UMN_Dpol_1.0, whole genome shotgun sequence genomic window:
- the LOC127852743 gene encoding tuftelin-interacting protein 11-like isoform X1, which produces MVLVAPLWVTQNWFTPILEMLIQDPLILKVKNQTLNVPGTNKVMSSPEVEKFEITDDDVYNSFNIRHSRRQTKNQATFGIWADEEDDNERPGFGGRGKKKSDFTAPIGFVSGGIKQGDKTFKPGEEEEADAENDADFDMGDIARLSYKWSKKEKAGSSSGSGRSRSNFIPGEKDFGGWEKHTKGVGMKLMQKMGFEVGKGLGKNKQGIVIPVEAVKRKGAKAGIGLHGTERSERSLVDFPTQDKDEQEEAEFKEQLSQWRKEPEGKKKKKVKYTYKTAQEAIESGSSKKKGLKSQMSNVKVIDMTGKEKKEFTGYHTISQRHDRPDDEPEEFGGGRREVFSMPELLHNLNLLVDMSEEDIIHNDRKLKHDKDLIVNMGYEKEKLDSLLEQEEKQIQRLTKILDIIATVNERTNPGCPNPVTLDECLAIFRILQNDFYAEYKMYELESLAVALVFPIMGDYFKTWSPLGNPGYGVSVVKEWQYMLGDPNHVYVKDQNNMDVYQRLIWDIWLPHVRSAVLTWNVRNCDPLIELLETWMPVLPMWVMENIQDQLVIPRLMAEVEAWNPLTDTVPIHSWLHPWLPLMKDKLEPLYAPIRHKLGNALTNWHPSDSSAKVILKPWNGVFRDGHMEVFLRKHIVPKLELCLQEFPINPHQQTLEPLNWVFTWTDMISLRYMVPVFEKCFFSRWLQVLCTWLGNMPNYEEVTKWYLGWKSVFSEQYMSHPVIKEMFTKALDMMNRAVSGHFQPGVKENMAYFTLNERRTIGEPATSRSNSPATSIPQTAPFEPPGVRASMTTYPASFRELVERKAEESNLVFLPVPGRTHEAKQVYRCGRVLVYFDRSVVFVMDDKMNAFVPVSLQKLIEMAKG; this is translated from the exons GTAATGTCTTCACCAGAAGTGGAAAAGTTTGAAATTACAGATGATGATGTGTACAATTCTTTCAATATAAGGCATAGTAGACGGCAAACAAAAAACCAGGCAACATTTG GTATTTGGGCAGATGAAGAGGATGATAATGAGAGACCTGGGTTTGGAGGCCGCGGTAAAAAGAAGTCCGACTTCACTGCCCCTATTGGCTTTGTGAGTGGCGGCATCAAACAGGGGGACAAGACTTTCAAACCTGGAGAAGAG GAAGAAGCAGATGCAGAAAATGATGCGGACTTTGATATGGGTGACATTGCCCGCCTCAGCTATAAATGGTCCAAGAAGGAGAAAGCAGGGTCTAGCAGCGGTAGTGGAAGATCAAGATCCAACTTCATACCGGGAGAAAA GGATTTTGGTGGCTGGGAAAAGCATACCAAGGGGGTTGGAATGAAACTTatgcaaaag ATGGGTTTCGAAGTTGGCAAAGGTCTGGGGAAGAATAAGCAGGGTATTGTCATACCAGTTGAGGCAGTGAAACGCAAGGGAGCGAAGGCAGGCATTGGCTTACACGGTACTGAGCGCAGCGAGCGGTCCCTGGTAGACTTTCCCACGCAGGATAAGGATGAACAGGAAGAGGCGGAGTTTAAGGAACAGCTGTCACAGTGGAGGAAAGAACCGGAG ggaaagaagaagaaaaaggtTAAATACACATACAAGACGGCTCAAGAGGCTATAGAATCTGGCAGCAGCAAGAAGAAAGGGCTGAAAAGTCAgatgtcaaatgtcaaggtcatcgaTATGACGGGAAAAGAAAAGAAGGAATTCACAG GTTACCACACGATCTCGCAGCGCCACGATCGCCCGGATGATGAACCGGAGGAGTTTGGAGGGGGCCGTCGGGAGGTGTTCAGCATGCCAGAGCTGCTGCACAATCTGAACCTGCTGGTGGACATGAGTGAGGAGGACATCATCCACAATGACAGGAA ACTGAAGCATGATAAGGACCTGATAGTGAACATGGGCTATGAGAAAGAGAAGCTGGACTCTTTGTTGGAGCAGGAGGAGAAACAGATACAGAGGCTCACGAAGATACTGGACATCATTGCAAC AGTGAATGAGCGCACCAACCCTGGCTGCCCCAACCCTGTGACGTTGGACGAGTGCCTGGCAATATTCAGGATTCTGCAGAACGATTTCTACGCTGAGTACAAGATGTATGAGCTCGAATCATTGGCTGTAGCTCTTGTATTTCCAATC ATGGGGGACTACTTCAAGACGTGGAGCCCCCTTGGTAACCCTGGTTACGGCGTGTCGGTTGTCAAGGAGTGGCAGTACATGCTGGGTGATCCCAACCACGTGTACGTGAAGGACCAGAACAACATGGACGTCTACCAGAGACTCATCTGGGACATCTGGCTTCCACACGTACGCAGCGCAGTGCT GACGTGGAATGTGCGTAACTGTGACCCTCTGATAGAGCTACTGGAGACTTGGATGCCAGTGCTGCCCATGTGGGTGATGGAGAACATTCAGGATCAGCTGGTCATCCCGCGCCTGATGGCCGAGGTGGAGGCATGGAACCCCCTCACTGACACTGTACCCATACACTCCTGGCTACACCCATGGCTGCCCCTCATGA AAGACAAACTAGAGCCTCTGTACGCACCGATCCGTCACAAGCTCGGTAATGCCCTCACCAACTGGCACCCGTCTGACAGCTCTGCCAAGGTTATCCTCAAGCCCTGGAACGGGGTGTTCAGGGACGGCCACATGGAGGTGTTTCTACGGAAACACATCGTGCCCAAACTGGAGCTGTGCCTGCAGGAGTTTCCCATCAACCCTCATCAGCAGACATTAG AGCCGTTGAACTGGGTGTTTACCTGGACAGACATGATCTCCCTACGATACATGGTGCCCGTGTTTGAGAAGTGCTTCTTCTCTCGCTGGCTGCAGGTGCTCTGCACGTGGCTTGGCAACATGCCAAACTATGAGGAGGTCACCAAGTGGTACCTTGGCTGGAAGAGTGTCTTCTCAGAGCAGTACATGTCACACCCAGTGATCAAGG AGATGTTCACGAAGGCTCTGGACATGATGAACCGCGCTGTGTCAGGTCACTTCCAGCCTGGGGTCAAGGAGAACATGGCGTACTTCACTCTTAATGAGCGCAGAACCATCGGGGAGCCGGCCACGTCTCGATCCAACTCACCTGCCACCTCCATTCCACAGACTGCGCCTTTTGAG CCACCGGGCGTGAGAGCCTCCATGACAACCTACCCAGCAAGCTTCAGAGAACTCGTAGAACGCAAg GCGGAGGAAAGCAACCTGGTGTTCCTACCAGTACCAGGGCGTACTCATGAGGCCAAGCAGGTGTACAGATGTGGGAGAGTGCTTGTGTACTTCGATCGAAGTGTTGTGTTCGTCATGGATGATAAAATGAACGCTTTTGTGCCGGTGTCATTACAGAAGCTTATTGAGATGGCAAAAGGGTGA
- the LOC127852743 gene encoding tuftelin-interacting protein 11-like isoform X2 — MSSPEVEKFEITDDDVYNSFNIRHSRRQTKNQATFGIWADEEDDNERPGFGGRGKKKSDFTAPIGFVSGGIKQGDKTFKPGEEEEADAENDADFDMGDIARLSYKWSKKEKAGSSSGSGRSRSNFIPGEKDFGGWEKHTKGVGMKLMQKMGFEVGKGLGKNKQGIVIPVEAVKRKGAKAGIGLHGTERSERSLVDFPTQDKDEQEEAEFKEQLSQWRKEPEGKKKKKVKYTYKTAQEAIESGSSKKKGLKSQMSNVKVIDMTGKEKKEFTGYHTISQRHDRPDDEPEEFGGGRREVFSMPELLHNLNLLVDMSEEDIIHNDRKLKHDKDLIVNMGYEKEKLDSLLEQEEKQIQRLTKILDIIATVNERTNPGCPNPVTLDECLAIFRILQNDFYAEYKMYELESLAVALVFPIMGDYFKTWSPLGNPGYGVSVVKEWQYMLGDPNHVYVKDQNNMDVYQRLIWDIWLPHVRSAVLTWNVRNCDPLIELLETWMPVLPMWVMENIQDQLVIPRLMAEVEAWNPLTDTVPIHSWLHPWLPLMKDKLEPLYAPIRHKLGNALTNWHPSDSSAKVILKPWNGVFRDGHMEVFLRKHIVPKLELCLQEFPINPHQQTLEPLNWVFTWTDMISLRYMVPVFEKCFFSRWLQVLCTWLGNMPNYEEVTKWYLGWKSVFSEQYMSHPVIKEMFTKALDMMNRAVSGHFQPGVKENMAYFTLNERRTIGEPATSRSNSPATSIPQTAPFEPPGVRASMTTYPASFRELVERKAEESNLVFLPVPGRTHEAKQVYRCGRVLVYFDRSVVFVMDDKMNAFVPVSLQKLIEMAKG, encoded by the exons ATGTCTTCACCAGAAGTGGAAAAGTTTGAAATTACAGATGATGATGTGTACAATTCTTTCAATATAAGGCATAGTAGACGGCAAACAAAAAACCAGGCAACATTTG GTATTTGGGCAGATGAAGAGGATGATAATGAGAGACCTGGGTTTGGAGGCCGCGGTAAAAAGAAGTCCGACTTCACTGCCCCTATTGGCTTTGTGAGTGGCGGCATCAAACAGGGGGACAAGACTTTCAAACCTGGAGAAGAG GAAGAAGCAGATGCAGAAAATGATGCGGACTTTGATATGGGTGACATTGCCCGCCTCAGCTATAAATGGTCCAAGAAGGAGAAAGCAGGGTCTAGCAGCGGTAGTGGAAGATCAAGATCCAACTTCATACCGGGAGAAAA GGATTTTGGTGGCTGGGAAAAGCATACCAAGGGGGTTGGAATGAAACTTatgcaaaag ATGGGTTTCGAAGTTGGCAAAGGTCTGGGGAAGAATAAGCAGGGTATTGTCATACCAGTTGAGGCAGTGAAACGCAAGGGAGCGAAGGCAGGCATTGGCTTACACGGTACTGAGCGCAGCGAGCGGTCCCTGGTAGACTTTCCCACGCAGGATAAGGATGAACAGGAAGAGGCGGAGTTTAAGGAACAGCTGTCACAGTGGAGGAAAGAACCGGAG ggaaagaagaagaaaaaggtTAAATACACATACAAGACGGCTCAAGAGGCTATAGAATCTGGCAGCAGCAAGAAGAAAGGGCTGAAAAGTCAgatgtcaaatgtcaaggtcatcgaTATGACGGGAAAAGAAAAGAAGGAATTCACAG GTTACCACACGATCTCGCAGCGCCACGATCGCCCGGATGATGAACCGGAGGAGTTTGGAGGGGGCCGTCGGGAGGTGTTCAGCATGCCAGAGCTGCTGCACAATCTGAACCTGCTGGTGGACATGAGTGAGGAGGACATCATCCACAATGACAGGAA ACTGAAGCATGATAAGGACCTGATAGTGAACATGGGCTATGAGAAAGAGAAGCTGGACTCTTTGTTGGAGCAGGAGGAGAAACAGATACAGAGGCTCACGAAGATACTGGACATCATTGCAAC AGTGAATGAGCGCACCAACCCTGGCTGCCCCAACCCTGTGACGTTGGACGAGTGCCTGGCAATATTCAGGATTCTGCAGAACGATTTCTACGCTGAGTACAAGATGTATGAGCTCGAATCATTGGCTGTAGCTCTTGTATTTCCAATC ATGGGGGACTACTTCAAGACGTGGAGCCCCCTTGGTAACCCTGGTTACGGCGTGTCGGTTGTCAAGGAGTGGCAGTACATGCTGGGTGATCCCAACCACGTGTACGTGAAGGACCAGAACAACATGGACGTCTACCAGAGACTCATCTGGGACATCTGGCTTCCACACGTACGCAGCGCAGTGCT GACGTGGAATGTGCGTAACTGTGACCCTCTGATAGAGCTACTGGAGACTTGGATGCCAGTGCTGCCCATGTGGGTGATGGAGAACATTCAGGATCAGCTGGTCATCCCGCGCCTGATGGCCGAGGTGGAGGCATGGAACCCCCTCACTGACACTGTACCCATACACTCCTGGCTACACCCATGGCTGCCCCTCATGA AAGACAAACTAGAGCCTCTGTACGCACCGATCCGTCACAAGCTCGGTAATGCCCTCACCAACTGGCACCCGTCTGACAGCTCTGCCAAGGTTATCCTCAAGCCCTGGAACGGGGTGTTCAGGGACGGCCACATGGAGGTGTTTCTACGGAAACACATCGTGCCCAAACTGGAGCTGTGCCTGCAGGAGTTTCCCATCAACCCTCATCAGCAGACATTAG AGCCGTTGAACTGGGTGTTTACCTGGACAGACATGATCTCCCTACGATACATGGTGCCCGTGTTTGAGAAGTGCTTCTTCTCTCGCTGGCTGCAGGTGCTCTGCACGTGGCTTGGCAACATGCCAAACTATGAGGAGGTCACCAAGTGGTACCTTGGCTGGAAGAGTGTCTTCTCAGAGCAGTACATGTCACACCCAGTGATCAAGG AGATGTTCACGAAGGCTCTGGACATGATGAACCGCGCTGTGTCAGGTCACTTCCAGCCTGGGGTCAAGGAGAACATGGCGTACTTCACTCTTAATGAGCGCAGAACCATCGGGGAGCCGGCCACGTCTCGATCCAACTCACCTGCCACCTCCATTCCACAGACTGCGCCTTTTGAG CCACCGGGCGTGAGAGCCTCCATGACAACCTACCCAGCAAGCTTCAGAGAACTCGTAGAACGCAAg GCGGAGGAAAGCAACCTGGTGTTCCTACCAGTACCAGGGCGTACTCATGAGGCCAAGCAGGTGTACAGATGTGGGAGAGTGCTTGTGTACTTCGATCGAAGTGTTGTGTTCGTCATGGATGATAAAATGAACGCTTTTGTGCCGGTGTCATTACAGAAGCTTATTGAGATGGCAAAAGGGTGA